In a single window of the Micromonospora sp. WMMD1155 genome:
- the mmsB gene encoding multiple monosaccharide ABC transporter permease gives MTDIKTSSTERPTPPDSAPAAALHSGTSDLRALVLNNLRQSGIYVALVVIVALFALLTDGVLLSPGNITNIVLQYSYILVLAIGMVILIIGGHIDLSVGSVVALTGAVSAVLVIQQGHPWWIGVLAALAVGIAVGAWHGFWVAYAGIPAFIVTLAGMLLFRGLTLRVLDNISLSPFPAEYQKVAAGFLNGLLGGNGFDAFTLLIGAVAVAGYAVSGFRTRVARIRYQQHVESFPLFVARVVLVGAVIMYFAWQLAHARGLPIVLIILAVLVLVYGLVTRRTVFGRQVYAIGGNLSAAALSGVKVRTVNFWMFVNMGFLAAVAGVIYSSRSNGAQPAAGNMFELDAIAAAFIGGAAVTGGVGTVVGAMVGGLIMAVMSNGMQLMGIDQSTQSVVKGLVLLVAVAFDVYNKRRAGTAR, from the coding sequence ATGACCGACATCAAGACCTCTTCGACGGAGCGCCCGACGCCCCCGGACAGCGCGCCCGCCGCCGCCCTGCACAGCGGGACGAGCGACCTGCGGGCGTTGGTGTTGAACAACCTGCGGCAGAGCGGGATCTACGTCGCCCTGGTCGTCATCGTCGCGCTCTTCGCGCTGCTCACCGACGGGGTGCTGCTGAGCCCCGGAAACATCACCAACATCGTCCTTCAGTACTCGTACATCCTGGTGCTCGCCATCGGGATGGTCATCCTGATCATCGGCGGTCACATCGACCTGTCGGTCGGATCGGTGGTCGCGCTGACCGGAGCGGTCTCCGCCGTCCTGGTGATCCAGCAGGGGCATCCCTGGTGGATCGGCGTCCTGGCGGCACTGGCCGTCGGCATCGCCGTCGGTGCCTGGCACGGCTTCTGGGTGGCGTACGCCGGCATTCCGGCCTTCATCGTGACCCTGGCGGGCATGCTGCTGTTCCGGGGCCTCACCCTGCGGGTGCTCGACAACATCTCGCTGTCGCCGTTCCCGGCCGAGTACCAGAAGGTCGCGGCGGGCTTCCTCAACGGACTGCTCGGTGGAAACGGCTTCGACGCCTTCACGTTGCTGATCGGCGCCGTCGCCGTGGCCGGCTACGCGGTGAGCGGCTTCCGCACCCGCGTGGCGCGCATCCGCTACCAGCAGCACGTCGAGTCGTTCCCGCTGTTCGTCGCCCGGGTCGTGCTGGTCGGCGCGGTCATCATGTACTTCGCCTGGCAGCTGGCGCACGCCCGCGGTCTGCCGATCGTGCTGATCATCCTCGCGGTCCTCGTGCTGGTCTACGGCCTGGTCACCCGGCGTACCGTCTTCGGTCGCCAGGTCTACGCGATCGGTGGCAACCTGTCGGCGGCGGCGCTGTCCGGGGTGAAGGTCCGGACCGTCAACTTCTGGATGTTCGTCAACATGGGCTTCCTGGCCGCGGTGGCGGGCGTCATCTACTCCTCGCGGTCCAACGGCGCCCAACCCGCCGCCGGCAACATGTTCGAGCTGGACGCGATCGCCGCGGCCTTCATCGGCGGCGCGGCGGTCACCGGTGGTGTCGGCACCGTGGTGGGCGCGATGGTCGGCGGTCTGATCATGGCGGTGATGAGCAACGGCATGCAGCTGATGGGCATCGACCAGTCGACCCAGTCGGTGGTGAAGGGCCTCGTCCTGCTCGTCGCGGTCGCCTTCGACGTCTACAACAAGCGTCGGGCCGGAACGGCCCGCTGA
- the mmsA gene encoding multiple monosaccharide ABC transporter ATP-binding protein has protein sequence MDDTILEMRRITKTFPGVTALEDVTLAVRRGEIHAICGENGAGKSTLMKVLSGVHPSGSYDGEILFDGKPVQFRGIRDSEANGIVIIHQELALVPYLSIAENIFLGNERRGRTGLIDWNLANAEAAKLLASVGLHENPVTPVIQLGVGKQQLVEIAKALSKKVKLLILDEPTAALNDIDSAHLLDLLRALRDQGITCIMISHKLNEIMAIADSTTVIRDGRTVETLDMKSDDVNQQRIIRGMVGRDLDSFYPDRESSPGEEVLRIEDWTARHPVQDRMIVEGVNLSVRAGEVVGIAGLMGAGRTELAMSVFGRSYGRDISGRLFVRGKEVQARTVAEAIDNGIAYVTEDRKHYGLNLIDDVRRNVSAAALDRLSRLGWVNGNEEIKVAETSRQEMNIRTPSVMAVVGKLSGGNQQKVVLSKWLFTDPDVLILDEPTRGIDVGAKYEIYTIINRLVAAGKAVIVISSELPELLGMCDRIYTLAAGRITGEMPVAEATQESLMELMTKDKELVG, from the coding sequence ATGGACGACACCATCCTTGAGATGCGCCGCATCACGAAGACCTTCCCCGGCGTGACCGCGCTGGAGGACGTCACCCTCGCCGTCCGTCGCGGGGAGATCCACGCCATCTGCGGGGAGAACGGCGCCGGCAAGTCAACCCTGATGAAGGTGCTGTCCGGCGTCCACCCGTCCGGCTCGTACGACGGTGAGATCCTCTTCGACGGCAAGCCGGTGCAGTTCCGGGGCATCCGCGACAGCGAGGCCAACGGCATCGTCATCATCCACCAGGAACTCGCCCTGGTGCCGTACCTGTCGATCGCGGAGAACATCTTCCTCGGCAACGAGCGGCGCGGCCGCACCGGGCTCATCGACTGGAACCTGGCCAACGCCGAGGCGGCGAAGCTACTGGCGTCCGTCGGGCTGCACGAGAACCCCGTCACCCCGGTCATCCAGCTCGGCGTCGGCAAGCAGCAGCTGGTGGAGATCGCCAAGGCGCTGTCGAAGAAGGTGAAGCTGCTCATCCTCGACGAGCCCACCGCCGCGCTCAACGACATCGACTCCGCTCACCTGCTCGACCTGCTGCGGGCACTGCGGGACCAGGGCATCACCTGCATCATGATCTCGCACAAGCTCAACGAGATCATGGCCATCGCCGACTCGACGACGGTCATCCGCGACGGGCGCACGGTCGAGACCCTCGACATGAAGTCCGACGACGTGAACCAGCAGCGGATCATCCGCGGCATGGTCGGCCGTGACCTGGACAGCTTCTACCCCGACCGGGAGTCGTCCCCCGGCGAGGAGGTCCTCCGCATCGAGGACTGGACGGCGCGGCACCCGGTCCAGGACCGGATGATCGTCGAGGGCGTCAACCTGTCCGTGCGCGCCGGTGAGGTGGTCGGCATCGCCGGCCTGATGGGCGCCGGGCGCACCGAGCTGGCGATGAGCGTGTTCGGTCGGTCGTACGGGCGCGACATCAGCGGCCGGCTGTTCGTGCGCGGGAAAGAGGTGCAGGCGCGTACCGTCGCCGAGGCGATCGACAACGGGATCGCGTACGTCACCGAGGACCGCAAGCACTACGGTCTCAACCTCATCGACGACGTGCGGCGCAACGTGTCCGCCGCCGCGTTGGACCGCCTGTCCCGGCTGGGCTGGGTCAACGGCAACGAGGAGATCAAGGTTGCCGAGACGAGCCGCCAGGAGATGAACATCCGGACGCCGAGCGTGATGGCGGTGGTCGGCAAGCTCTCCGGCGGCAACCAGCAGAAGGTCGTCCTGTCGAAGTGGCTGTTCACCGACCCGGACGTGCTGATCCTGGACGAACCCACCCGTGGGATCGACGTCGGGGCCAAGTACGAGATTTACACCATCATCAACCGGCTGGTGGCCGCCGGCAAGGCAGTGATCGTCATCTCCTCCGAGCTGCCGGAGCTGCTCGGGATGTGCGACCGCATCTACACCCTCGCCGCCGGCCGGATCACCGGTGAGATGCCGGTGGCCGAGGCTACTCAGGAGAGCCTCATGGAGCTGATGACCAAGGACAAGGAGCTCGTCGGATGA
- the chvE gene encoding multiple monosaccharide ABC transporter substrate-binding protein, whose amino-acid sequence MRRRFLVALGSAALALSLAACSGEGAGSDGDKSGEKPSDLTIGVSMPTQTSERWIADGNAVKSKLEAKGYKVDLQYAGDDIPTQSQQVDQMITQGADVLVIAAIDGTALNSQLQAAAAAKIPVISYDRLIRGSKDVDFYVSFDNYKVGVAQGTALLVGLGLLNKDGSKGTAKGPLNVELFAGSLDDNNTQYFYGGAMDTLKPFIEDGTLVVKSKQTTPEQIATLRWQQETAQKRMENLLTSSYNDGSKVDGVLSPYDGISRGIITALQNAGYGSGAKKLPVVTGQDAEIASIKLINDGVQNSTVFKDTRLLAEQAVNASEAFLQKKQPQANDTQTYNNGVKVVPAYLLPIATVYKDDIKATLIDSGYWTAEEVAAGQAKK is encoded by the coding sequence GTGCGCAGGAGATTCCTGGTAGCTCTCGGCAGCGCGGCGCTGGCGCTGAGCCTTGCGGCGTGCAGTGGCGAGGGAGCGGGCAGCGACGGCGACAAGAGCGGCGAGAAGCCCAGCGACCTGACCATCGGTGTGTCGATGCCGACCCAGACCTCGGAGCGGTGGATCGCCGACGGCAACGCGGTGAAGTCCAAGCTCGAGGCGAAGGGCTACAAGGTCGACCTCCAGTACGCCGGCGACGACATCCCGACGCAGTCCCAGCAGGTCGACCAGATGATCACCCAGGGTGCGGACGTCCTGGTGATCGCGGCGATCGACGGCACGGCGCTCAACAGCCAGCTGCAGGCCGCCGCGGCCGCGAAGATTCCGGTCATCTCCTACGACCGGCTGATCCGTGGCAGCAAGGACGTCGACTTCTACGTCAGCTTCGACAACTACAAGGTAGGCGTCGCCCAGGGCACCGCGCTGCTCGTCGGTCTCGGCCTGCTGAACAAGGACGGCTCGAAGGGCACCGCCAAGGGCCCGCTGAACGTCGAGCTCTTCGCCGGGTCGCTGGACGACAACAACACCCAGTACTTCTACGGCGGCGCGATGGACACGCTGAAGCCGTTCATCGAGGACGGCACGCTCGTCGTCAAGTCCAAGCAGACCACCCCCGAGCAGATCGCCACCCTGCGCTGGCAGCAGGAGACCGCGCAGAAGCGGATGGAGAACCTGCTCACCTCCAGCTACAACGACGGCTCGAAGGTCGACGGCGTGCTGTCCCCGTACGACGGCATCTCCCGGGGCATCATCACCGCGCTGCAGAACGCCGGCTACGGCAGCGGCGCGAAGAAGCTCCCGGTGGTCACCGGTCAGGACGCGGAGATCGCCTCGATCAAGCTGATCAACGACGGCGTGCAGAACTCCACCGTCTTCAAGGACACCCGACTGCTGGCCGAGCAGGCCGTCAACGCGTCCGAGGCGTTCCTGCAGAAGAAGCAACCGCAGGCCAACGACACCCAGACGTACAACAACGGGGTCAAGGTCGTCCCGGCGTACCTGCTGCCGATCGCCACGGTCTACAAGGACGACATCAAGGCCACGCTGATCGACTCGGGCTACTGGACGGCGGAAGAGGTCGCCGCCGGCCAGGCCAAGAAGTAA
- a CDS encoding ricin-type beta-trefoil lectin domain protein codes for MNRITRGRRWGSVLAAGLLVAGALVGLRAPAAQALDNGVARTPPMGWNSWNQFGCNINEALIRSTADAIVSSGMRDLGYQYVVVDDCWFNPNRDANGNIQGDPTRFPSGMKALGDYLHARGLKFGLYQVPVDKTCAQYFGAYPGATGSRGHEVQDANQFAAWGVDFLKYDWCSPEGSINDQVATFAKMRDALAATGRPIVYSINPNSIHAKTGPQRNWGDVANMWRTTEDITNAWDTGQTNGYPMGIQNIINVTVPLASYARPGGFNDPDMMEIGRGGMNDTEMRSHFAMWAIMASPLIAGNDVRNMNAATQTILKNANLIAINQDSLGLQGTQVSFDGTRRVLAKRLANGDVAVALFNQGSSTTTISTTASAIGKSGSSFTLVDAWTNATSSSSGTISASVPAHGTVVYRVSGGGTTPPTTPPPTTSSAYASAASNRCLDVPNSNTTNGTQPVIWDCNGQANQRWTRNGQTLQALGKCLDAPTNAAAGSKVQIWDCNGGTNQQWNINANGTISGVQSGLCLDVNNNGTANGTTVILWNCTAAANQRWSQR; via the coding sequence ATGAACCGCATCACTCGAGGTCGTCGCTGGGGGAGCGTGCTGGCAGCCGGCCTACTGGTCGCCGGCGCCCTGGTCGGCCTCCGCGCCCCCGCGGCGCAGGCGCTCGACAACGGCGTGGCGCGTACCCCCCCGATGGGGTGGAACTCGTGGAACCAGTTCGGCTGCAACATCAACGAGGCGCTGATCCGCAGCACGGCGGACGCGATCGTCAGCAGCGGGATGCGGGACCTGGGCTACCAGTACGTCGTGGTCGACGACTGCTGGTTCAACCCGAACCGGGACGCCAACGGCAACATCCAGGGTGATCCGACCCGGTTCCCGAGCGGAATGAAGGCGCTCGGCGACTACCTGCACGCCCGGGGTCTGAAGTTCGGCCTCTACCAGGTGCCGGTCGACAAGACCTGCGCGCAGTACTTCGGCGCCTACCCGGGCGCCACCGGCAGCCGGGGTCACGAGGTGCAGGACGCCAACCAGTTCGCCGCCTGGGGTGTCGACTTCCTGAAGTACGACTGGTGTTCGCCGGAGGGCAGCATCAACGACCAGGTCGCCACCTTCGCCAAGATGCGCGACGCGCTGGCCGCCACCGGCCGGCCGATCGTCTACAGCATCAACCCGAACAGCATCCACGCCAAGACCGGCCCGCAGCGCAACTGGGGGGACGTCGCCAACATGTGGCGGACCACCGAGGACATCACCAACGCGTGGGACACCGGCCAGACCAACGGCTACCCGATGGGCATCCAGAACATCATCAACGTGACGGTTCCGCTGGCCTCCTACGCACGCCCGGGTGGGTTCAACGACCCGGACATGATGGAGATCGGTCGCGGTGGCATGAACGACACGGAGATGCGCAGCCACTTCGCGATGTGGGCGATCATGGCGTCGCCGCTGATCGCCGGCAACGACGTGCGGAACATGAACGCCGCGACGCAGACCATCCTCAAGAACGCCAACCTGATCGCGATCAACCAGGACTCCCTCGGGTTGCAGGGGACGCAGGTGTCGTTCGACGGCACGCGTCGGGTGCTGGCCAAGCGGCTCGCCAACGGTGACGTCGCCGTCGCCCTGTTCAACCAGGGCTCCTCGACCACGACGATCTCGACCACGGCCTCCGCCATCGGCAAGTCCGGCTCGTCGTTCACGCTGGTGGACGCGTGGACGAATGCCACCAGTTCCAGCAGCGGAACGATCAGCGCCAGCGTCCCGGCGCACGGCACCGTCGTGTACCGGGTCAGCGGTGGCGGCACGACTCCGCCGACGACCCCGCCGCCGACCACGTCGAGCGCGTACGCCAGCGCGGCCTCCAACCGCTGCCTGGACGTGCCGAACAGCAACACCACCAACGGCACCCAGCCGGTCATCTGGGACTGCAACGGCCAGGCCAACCAGCGCTGGACGCGCAACGGTCAGACCCTGCAGGCCCTGGGCAAGTGCCTGGACGCGCCGACGAACGCGGCGGCCGGCTCCAAGGTGCAGATCTGGGACTGCAACGGCGGAACCAACCAGCAGTGGAACATCAACGCCAACGGGACGATCAGCGGCGTACAGTCCGGGCTCTGCCTGGACGTCAACAACAACGGCACGGCCAACGGCACCACGGTGATCCTCTGGAACTGCACCGCGGCGGCCAACCAACGGTGGTCGCAGCGGTAG
- a CDS encoding LacI family DNA-binding transcriptional regulator translates to MTDVARLAGVSHQTVSRVLNGHPNVREQTRLRVRAAIAELGYRPNGAARALVTGRSQVIGVVAQNTTLYGPASLLAALEQTAAEEGFAVSVGSVRNLDHRSISAAVERHLSHRVAGIVVIAPVESAGEALERLPKDVPLVTVDGDPNRPVPLVTVDQVAGARAATQHLLDAGHRTVWHVSGPSDWFDSVGRIDGWREALLAAGLVPPPLMPGDWSASSGYRCGQMLARMPEVTAVFTANDHLALGVLRALHEYGRRVPDDISVVGFDDVPEAAYFIPPLTTVRPDFDAVARASLQMLLTQIESGTGGALRQTVAPTLVARESVAPPRR, encoded by the coding sequence ATGACGGATGTTGCTCGTCTCGCCGGTGTCTCCCATCAAACGGTGTCGCGGGTGCTCAACGGGCACCCCAACGTTCGTGAGCAGACCCGGTTGCGGGTGCGGGCGGCGATCGCCGAGCTCGGCTACCGCCCGAACGGCGCGGCACGCGCGCTGGTGACCGGTCGGTCCCAGGTCATCGGCGTGGTCGCGCAGAACACGACGCTCTACGGTCCGGCGTCCCTGCTCGCCGCGTTGGAGCAGACCGCCGCCGAGGAGGGTTTCGCGGTCAGCGTCGGCAGCGTCCGCAACCTCGACCACCGGTCCATCTCGGCGGCCGTCGAACGGCATCTGTCGCACCGGGTCGCCGGCATCGTGGTCATCGCGCCGGTCGAGTCGGCCGGTGAGGCGCTGGAGCGCCTACCGAAGGACGTACCGCTGGTCACCGTCGACGGTGACCCGAACCGACCGGTGCCGTTGGTGACCGTCGACCAGGTGGCGGGCGCCCGGGCGGCGACCCAGCATCTGCTCGACGCGGGGCACCGCACCGTCTGGCACGTCTCGGGGCCGTCCGACTGGTTCGACAGCGTCGGTCGGATCGACGGCTGGCGGGAGGCGTTGCTGGCCGCCGGCCTGGTGCCACCGCCGCTGATGCCGGGGGACTGGTCCGCGTCCTCCGGTTACCGGTGCGGGCAGATGCTGGCGCGGATGCCGGAGGTCACCGCGGTCTTCACCGCCAACGACCATCTCGCGCTGGGCGTGCTGCGGGCGTTGCACGAGTACGGCCGACGGGTGCCCGACGACATCAGCGTCGTCGGCTTCGACGACGTGCCGGAGGCGGCGTACTTCATCCCGCCGCTGACGACCGTCCGTCCGGACTTCGACGCGGTCGCGCGGGCGAGCCTGCAGATGTTGCTGACCCAGATCGAGTCGGGCACCGGTGGCGCGCTGCGGCAGACGGTCGCCCCGACCCTGGTCGCCCGCGAGAGCGTCGCCCCACCGCGTCGCTGA
- a CDS encoding RICIN domain-containing protein — protein sequence MISIGRVPRGAPRRRGRLSLLGAAVVAVVLGGALAAVAPSPASAATVDTNAWYVLVNRNSGKALDVYNLATNDGARITQWARNNGNQQQWQFVDSGGGYYRLKSRLSGKVLDVYQRSTANGAAIVQWSDNNGTNQQFRLADSDSGYVRLINRNSNKVMEVQGASTADGGNIVQYDDWNGANQQWQLVRMDGGTDPTTPPPSNGTFSNPAIWQDFADVDIIRVDNVYYLTSSTMHYSPGAPVLRSYDLVNWEFAGHAVPRLDFGSKYDMSGGSNAYVDGIWASTLNYRPSNRQYYWAGCIDFAQTHIYTASAVDSTWSKHATIPNCYYDAGLLFDDNDTPYIAYGNGTISVAQLSADGKSQVRAQQVYQTPSSIGTLEGARFYKRNGAYYIWLTRPANGQYVLKSTNGPFGPYEQRQVLLDLPGPISGGGVPHQGGLVQTQNGDWYYMSFVDAYPGGRMPALAPITWTGDGWPVLQTVNGRWGDTYPKPNLPAPPRAVKPLTGTDTFAGTTLGPQWEWNHNPDNSKWSVNNGLNLQTATVTGDLYKARNTLTHRIQGPTSTATIELDYSTMRDGDRTGLAVLRNSSAWIGIKRDNGSTRLVMQNGLTMDGSWNTTSTGSEVASTGVSGGRIWLRANADIRPGSGRQARFSYSTDGVNFTSFGNALTLANNWQFFMGYRFAVFNHATQALGGAVTVRRFDLTTP from the coding sequence ATGATTTCCATCGGACGGGTTCCCCGGGGAGCACCGCGCCGGCGCGGAAGACTGTCACTACTCGGCGCGGCCGTGGTGGCGGTGGTGCTCGGTGGGGCCCTCGCGGCCGTCGCCCCGTCGCCGGCTTCGGCGGCGACCGTCGACACCAACGCGTGGTACGTGTTGGTCAACCGCAACAGCGGCAAGGCCCTGGACGTCTACAACCTGGCCACGAACGACGGTGCCCGGATCACGCAGTGGGCCCGGAACAACGGTAATCAGCAGCAGTGGCAGTTCGTGGACTCCGGTGGTGGCTACTACCGGTTGAAGTCGCGGCTGTCGGGCAAGGTGCTCGACGTCTATCAGCGTTCGACGGCCAACGGTGCGGCGATCGTGCAGTGGTCCGACAACAACGGGACCAACCAGCAGTTCCGGTTGGCCGATTCGGACAGCGGCTACGTCCGGTTGATCAACCGGAACAGCAACAAGGTCATGGAGGTGCAGGGCGCCTCGACCGCCGACGGTGGAAACATCGTGCAGTACGACGACTGGAACGGCGCCAACCAGCAGTGGCAGCTCGTCCGCATGGACGGCGGCACCGACCCCACCACGCCGCCCCCGTCGAACGGCACGTTCTCGAACCCGGCCATCTGGCAGGACTTCGCCGACGTCGACATCATCCGGGTGGACAACGTCTACTACCTGACGTCGTCCACCATGCACTACTCGCCGGGCGCGCCGGTCCTGCGCTCGTACGACCTGGTGAACTGGGAGTTCGCCGGTCACGCCGTGCCCCGGCTCGACTTCGGCTCGAAGTACGACATGAGCGGTGGTAGTAACGCGTACGTCGACGGGATCTGGGCATCGACGCTGAACTACCGGCCGAGCAACCGGCAGTACTACTGGGCCGGGTGCATCGACTTCGCGCAGACGCACATCTACACCGCGTCCGCCGTCGACAGCACCTGGAGCAAGCACGCCACCATCCCGAACTGCTACTACGACGCCGGCCTGCTGTTCGACGACAACGACACCCCGTACATCGCGTACGGCAACGGCACCATCAGCGTCGCCCAGCTCTCCGCCGACGGAAAGTCCCAGGTCCGGGCCCAGCAGGTGTACCAGACGCCGTCGAGCATCGGCACGCTGGAAGGTGCCCGGTTCTACAAGCGCAACGGCGCCTACTACATCTGGCTCACCCGACCGGCCAACGGCCAGTACGTGCTCAAGTCGACGAACGGCCCGTTCGGCCCGTACGAGCAGCGTCAGGTGCTGCTGGATCTGCCCGGCCCGATCTCCGGCGGTGGTGTGCCGCACCAGGGCGGCCTGGTGCAGACCCAGAACGGCGACTGGTACTACATGTCCTTCGTCGACGCGTACCCCGGTGGTCGGATGCCGGCCCTGGCACCGATCACCTGGACCGGCGACGGTTGGCCGGTGTTGCAGACGGTCAACGGCAGGTGGGGCGACACGTACCCGAAGCCGAACCTGCCCGCGCCGCCGCGTGCGGTCAAGCCGCTGACCGGCACCGACACGTTCGCCGGCACCACCCTCGGCCCGCAGTGGGAGTGGAACCACAACCCGGACAACAGCAAGTGGTCGGTCAACAACGGCCTGAACCTGCAGACCGCCACCGTCACCGGCGACCTGTACAAGGCGCGCAACACGCTGACCCACCGGATCCAGGGGCCCACCTCGACCGCCACCATCGAATTGGACTACTCCACGATGCGTGACGGTGACCGCACCGGCCTGGCGGTGCTGCGCAACTCGTCGGCCTGGATCGGCATCAAGCGGGACAACGGGTCCACCCGACTGGTCATGCAGAACGGCCTGACGATGGACGGCAGTTGGAACACCACCAGCACCGGCAGCGAGGTCGCGAGCACCGGTGTCTCGGGTGGCCGGATCTGGTTGCGGGCCAACGCCGACATCAGACCCGGGTCCGGCCGGCAGGCTCGTTTCTCCTACAGCACGGACGGGGTCAACTTCACCTCGTTCGGCAACGCCCTGACGCTGGCCAACAACTGGCAGTTCTTCATGGGCTACCGGTTCGCCGTCTTCAACCACGCGACCCAGGCGCTCGGCGGCGCGGTCACCGTACGCCGGTTCGACCTGACCACACCGTGA
- the araA gene encoding L-arabinose isomerase yields the protein MAPHHAPEIWFLTGSQGMYGEETLRQVAEQSRQIAAALDDSPQIPARVVWKPVLTNSGEILQVCRDAAAQGAIGVIAWMHTFSPAKMWISGLDALQTPLLHLHTQANVLLPWNDIDMDFMNLNQAAHGDREFGYIQTRLGVARKTVAGHVSDPRVSARVGAWARAALGWSAMRSLRLARFGDNMRDVAVTEGDKVEAELRFGVSVNTYGVNDLVEVVGQVADAQVDDLVKEYEDTYRVASELLSGGERHDSLRYAARLELGMRAFLDEGGFRAFTTNFEDLGGLRQLPGIAVQRLMADGYGFGGEGDWKTSVLVRTLKAMSVGVDGGTSFMEDYTYDLTPGEELVLGAHMLEVCPTIASDTPNVEIHPLSIGGREDPIRLVFDAAPGPAVVLGLADMGERFRLVANEIDVVTPPQPLRSLPVARAVWRPRPDLPVSAEAWITAGAPHHTVLSQAVGVEELHDLAEMSRTELVVIDAETQTRRFADELRWNQAYYRLARGF from the coding sequence ATGGCACCACACCACGCACCCGAGATCTGGTTCCTCACCGGCAGCCAAGGCATGTACGGCGAGGAGACGCTCCGGCAGGTCGCCGAGCAGTCTCGCCAGATCGCGGCCGCGCTCGACGACTCGCCGCAGATTCCCGCCCGGGTGGTCTGGAAGCCCGTCCTGACCAACAGCGGTGAGATCCTGCAGGTCTGCCGGGACGCCGCCGCCCAGGGGGCCATCGGGGTCATCGCGTGGATGCACACCTTCTCGCCGGCGAAGATGTGGATCTCCGGGCTCGACGCGTTGCAGACGCCGCTGCTGCACCTGCACACGCAGGCCAACGTCCTGCTGCCGTGGAACGACATCGACATGGACTTCATGAACCTGAACCAGGCCGCCCACGGCGACCGTGAGTTCGGGTACATCCAGACCCGTCTCGGTGTGGCTCGCAAGACGGTGGCCGGGCACGTCAGTGACCCGCGGGTGAGTGCCCGGGTCGGTGCGTGGGCCCGTGCCGCGCTCGGCTGGTCGGCGATGCGGTCGCTGCGGCTGGCCCGCTTCGGCGACAACATGCGCGACGTCGCGGTGACCGAGGGCGACAAGGTCGAGGCGGAGCTGCGGTTCGGGGTGTCGGTCAACACCTACGGCGTCAACGACCTGGTCGAGGTGGTCGGTCAGGTCGCCGACGCGCAGGTCGACGACCTGGTCAAGGAGTACGAGGACACGTACCGCGTCGCCTCGGAGCTGCTGTCCGGGGGCGAGCGGCACGATTCCCTGCGGTACGCGGCCCGGCTGGAGCTGGGCATGCGTGCCTTCCTGGACGAGGGCGGGTTCCGGGCCTTCACCACGAACTTCGAGGACCTCGGGGGCCTGCGTCAGCTGCCCGGCATCGCCGTGCAGCGACTGATGGCCGACGGTTACGGCTTCGGTGGTGAGGGCGACTGGAAGACCTCGGTGCTGGTCCGGACCCTCAAGGCGATGTCGGTGGGTGTGGACGGCGGCACGTCGTTCATGGAGGACTACACCTACGACCTCACCCCGGGCGAGGAGCTGGTGCTGGGCGCGCACATGCTGGAGGTCTGCCCGACGATCGCCTCCGACACGCCGAACGTGGAGATCCACCCGCTGAGCATCGGCGGTCGGGAGGACCCGATCCGGCTGGTCTTCGACGCCGCGCCCGGCCCGGCGGTCGTGCTCGGCCTGGCCGACATGGGAGAGCGGTTCCGGCTCGTCGCCAACGAGATCGACGTGGTCACCCCGCCGCAGCCGCTGCGCAGCCTGCCGGTGGCCCGCGCCGTCTGGCGCCCGCGACCGGACCTGCCCGTTTCGGCCGAGGCGTGGATCACCGCGGGTGCGCCGCACCACACGGTGCTGTCCCAGGCGGTGGGGGTGGAGGAGTTGCACGACCTGGCCGAGATGAGCCGTACCGAGCTGGTCGTCATCGACGCCGAGACCCAGACCCGCCGCTTCGCCGACGAGCTGCGCTGGAACCAGGCCTACTACCGGCTGGCCCGCGGCTTCTGA